Part of the Stackebrandtia endophytica genome is shown below.
CTCGGCATCGTCTTCCAGCCCTCCTACGACCACGACCATCCGTTCCTGTCGCTGCTGGTTCCGGGAATCCTGTTGGGCGCCTTCGGCATCGCCGGCATCACCCGACTGTCGCGAACCTCGATGCTGGAGAACCTGCGCGCCGACTTCGTGCGCACCGCGAAGGCGAAGGGCTTGAGACCCAGGCGGGTCACGGTGGTTCACACCCTGCGCAACTCGCTGATCCCGGTGATCACCCTGATCGGGTTCGCCATGGCCGACGCGCTGGGCGGAACCGTCATCACCGAAGGCATCTACAGCATCCCCGGCATGGGCGGGTTGGCCTTCTCGGCGACTCGGGACAACGACCTGACCATGGTCATCGCGATCGTGGCGATCCTGTCGGTGTCGTTCATGCTCGTGACGCTGATCATCGACCTGCTGTACGCCGTGCTCGACCCGAGGATTCGCTATGAGTAGTGACATCAACGAACGCGTCGAGGAGAACCTCGACGAACCGGCGACCCAACGTTCGGCCGGTCTGTGGCGCGACGCCATCCGGGATCTGCGCAAGCGCCCCACGGTGATCATCTCGCTGCTGGTCATCCTCGCGGTGCTGGCGATCGGCTTCTTCCCGTCGCTGTTCACCAGCACGAACCCGAAGGCCTGCGACATCTCGCTGAACAAGGCGCCGGCCGCGCCGGGCCACCCGTTCGGGTTCAGCCACGAGGGCTGCGACTACTACGCGCAGACCATCTACGGTGCCGGACCGTCCATTCAGCTGTCGCTGATGGTCGTGACCGGAACCTTGATCATCGGTGGCCTGCTGGGCATCCTCGCCGGCTTCTACGGCGGTTGGCTCGACGTGCTGTTCTCCCGCGCGGTCGACGTGTTCAACTCGATCCCGTTCCTGCTGGGCGCGATCCTGCTGCTGACGATGTTCCGCGACCTGCAGATCCCGTTCCTGAGCACCCGATTGCAGGCGATCATCCCGGCCGTCATCACGCTGATCATCTTCGGGTGGACCAGCACGATGCGATTGGTGAGAGCCAGCGTCATCGAGGCGCGGAACCTCGACTACGTGCACGCCGCCCGGTCGCTGGGCGCCTCCAACCGGCGCCTGATGTTCCGGCACATCCTGCCCAACGCGATCGCGCCGGTGGTCTCACTGATTCCACTGTCGATCGCCGGAATGATCTCGGTCGAGGCGACCCTGTCGTTCCTGGGGTTGGGAGTCCGCAAACCCGAGATCACCTGGGGACTCATGATCGACGACGCCACCAAGTGGTTCGTCAACGGGTACCCGATGCTGCTGCTGATTCCCAGCGCGTTCCTCATCGCGACCGTGTTGGCCTTCGTTCTGCTGGGCGACGCACTGCGCGACGCCCTCGACCCCAAGCTGCGCTGACCGGAGGTGGGTGCTGTGAGCATTGATTTGGATCGATCCGACAACGATGCCGTGGCCGGACTGCCCGGTTACCGTGAGGACGCCACGCTGCTGGAGGTCGACGACCTTCGGGTGGAGTTCCACACTCGCGACGGTGTCGCTCGCGCGGTCAACGGGGTCAACCTCCGCCTCGCCGCCGGGCAGACCGTCGCGGTGGTGGGGGAGTCCGGTTCCGGCAAGAGTGTCACCGCCCAGGCCATCATGGGCATCTTGGAGGAGCCACCGGCCCGCGTCGCCGGCGGCGAGATCCGGTACCGGGGCGTCGACCTGCTGAAGCTGTCGGCCGATCAGCGCCGCCGCATCCGGGCCAACCACATCGCGATGGTGTTCCAGGACGCGCTCTCGGCTTTGAACCCGGTATGGACGGTCGGCTTCCAGTTGTCGGAGCTGTTCCGCACCCACCGGGGCATGTCCCGAAAGGACGCCAAGAAGCGGTCGATCGAGCTGCTCGACATGGTGCGCATCCCGGCGGCCGCCCAGCGCGTCAACGAGTACCCGCACCAGTTCTCCGGCGGTATGCGACAGCGCGTCATGATCGCGATGGCGCTGGCCCTGGACCCGAAGGTGCTCATCGCCGACGAGCCCACCACCGCGCTCGACGTGACCGTGCAGGCCCAGATCATGCGACTGCTGGCCGAGATCCAGGCCGAACGGCACATGGGGATGATCCTGATCACCCACGACCTGGGCGTGGTCGCCGACGTCGCCGACGACATCACCGTCATGTACGCCGGTCGCGCGGTGGAGCAGGCCGGAGTGGGCGACACCTTCGCCACCCCGGCTCACCCGTACACCAAGGCGTTGCTGCGATCCATCCCGCGGTTGGACGTCAAGGGTCAACAGCTCGAGGTGATCGCCGGCCTTCCGCCGACCCTCACCGACATCCCGCCCGGTTGCGCGTTCGCACCGCGATGCACCTACGCCAAGGACATCTGTCGAACCGAGCAGCCACCACTGCGGACGGTGGCCGACGGCCGCGCGTCGGCCTGCCACTTCGCGAAGGAGGTCATGACCGATGTCTGAACCGGTACTCCAGGTGGAGAACCTGGTCAAACACTTCCCGATCAGGCAGGGTGTCGTCATCAAGCGCGCCGTCGGTCAGGTGAAGGCCGTCGACGGGGTCGACATCACCCTGCAGCGGGGCGAGACCCTCGGCGTGGTCGGGGAGTCCGGCTGCGGAAAGTCCACACTGGCGAAACTGCTGGTCGGGTTGGAGAAGCCCACCTCCGGTGCCATCCGGGTGCACGGCGAGGACGTGACCCGGTTGGGCCGCAGCGGAATGCGCCGACTGCGGCGCAACGTCCAGATGGTTT
Proteins encoded:
- a CDS encoding ABC transporter ATP-binding protein, with translation MDLDRSDNDAVAGLPGYREDATLLEVDDLRVEFHTRDGVARAVNGVNLRLAAGQTVAVVGESGSGKSVTAQAIMGILEEPPARVAGGEIRYRGVDLLKLSADQRRRIRANHIAMVFQDALSALNPVWTVGFQLSELFRTHRGMSRKDAKKRSIELLDMVRIPAAAQRVNEYPHQFSGGMRQRVMIAMALALDPKVLIADEPTTALDVTVQAQIMRLLAEIQAERHMGMILITHDLGVVADVADDITVMYAGRAVEQAGVGDTFATPAHPYTKALLRSIPRLDVKGQQLEVIAGLPPTLTDIPPGCAFAPRCTYAKDICRTEQPPLRTVADGRASACHFAKEVMTDV
- a CDS encoding ABC transporter permease, yielding MSSDINERVEENLDEPATQRSAGLWRDAIRDLRKRPTVIISLLVILAVLAIGFFPSLFTSTNPKACDISLNKAPAAPGHPFGFSHEGCDYYAQTIYGAGPSIQLSLMVVTGTLIIGGLLGILAGFYGGWLDVLFSRAVDVFNSIPFLLGAILLLTMFRDLQIPFLSTRLQAIIPAVITLIIFGWTSTMRLVRASVIEARNLDYVHAARSLGASNRRLMFRHILPNAIAPVVSLIPLSIAGMISVEATLSFLGLGVRKPEITWGLMIDDATKWFVNGYPMLLLIPSAFLIATVLAFVLLGDALRDALDPKLR